The genomic stretch GTCGTCTGGGATGCAGCCCTGCCGTAGTCGTCCGGCCTCCCGGAATCGCGGAGCGCATCGCCTTCCAGGGGGCGCCTCACGTCCGCCATCACACTTGCCGCGGGAGGGACCTTTCGATGACCATGAATGCACCTCGGAGGAACTTCCACGTGGAGCCACGACACAGGCCGGCACAGGCCATGGTCTCTCTCCCCTCGGACGTGCTGGAGCAACTGCGAGAGGACCTGGCCCGTGCGGTGGCCCGGGTGTGTCCGCCCCGGATGGCCGATCGCCGCGATGACCTGGTGCAGACGGCCATGATGCGCGTCATGGAGTTGCAGCGGCGAGAGCCGGACTGCAGCCGGTTGACCTCCGCCTACCTGTACCGCGTCGCCTACACGGCGCTGGTGGATGAGTTGCGCAATGTGTCACGCCGCCGTGAGGTCCAACTGGAAGAGGTGGAGTCGCTGCCCGAGCCGCCGGTGGCATCGGGCGACCCGGAGAAGGCAGCGGGCGGCTCCCAGATTGCCCAGGCCGTGCGCGACTGTCTGCGCAAGCTGGTCCAGGACCGCCGGCTGGCGGTGACGCTGTACCTGCAGGGCCACAGCGTGCCGGAGTCCGCGCGGTTGTTGGGCTGGGACGACAAGCGCACCGAGAACCTCATCTACCGGGGCCTGGCCGCGCTGCGCCTGTGCCTCTCCACGAAGGGATTCGAGCCATGAGCGAGCGAGAACGCGGCGAGACGAAGCCCGATGATGCGGCCGTCGAGCGTCTGCGCGCCGCCGTGCGTTCCGAGGACCCGGTGGAGCGCGCGGATGCGCCGGTGGATGCGGACCTTGTATGGCGCGCGGTGAGCGGCGAGCTGCCCGCCGAGGAGCGCCGCGCGGTCGTCGAGCGTGTGGCGGCGGACCCGGCCTGGGCGGCGGCCTGGCGGCTCGCGAACGAACTGACGCGCTCCGCCGCGGAGGCCGCGCCTCCCGTGGAGCCCCCGGCGGACAGTTCGCGCACCCGGCGCCGAGACGGTGGCGCGCGAACGAAGCGCCGCTTCCGCTTCGCGTGGAGCCAGCCCCTGTGGGGTGTGGCGGCGACCGCGGCCCTGGCCCTCATCGTCGTGGGCGTGGTGATGCGGGAAGAGCCCGAGCAACCGCGGCTGCGTGGCGGCGATACGGCGGCGGTCGCCTCCCAGGTGCCAGAGGCCGTGCCTCTCAATCGCGACGCCTGTGTGCTGCGCTGGAGCGGCGGTCCCGAGGGGACCCGTTGGTCCGTGCGGTTGTCCACGGAGGACCTGAGTTGGGTCCACCGCGTGGACTCGCTGGAGACGCGTGAGTACCGGGTGCCCGCCGAGGTGCTGGCGCCGTTGCATCCGGGAACGACGTTGCTGTGGCAGGTGGAAGCGCGTTTGCCGGACGGGCAGGTGCTTCGCGGCGCCACGTTCGTCAACCGGTTGGAGTGAAGCGCGCGGTCCGAAGTCCAAGGGGGACCTCATGAGAACGGAGCTGGGCATGAAGACACGGCGGTGGATGCGAGCAGGACTGGTGGCGCTCCTGATGGGAGTGGCCGGTGGGGCAGGGCAGGCCTGGAGCCAGCCGGTCCCCGTCACCCGCGCGGTGAAGACGGCCTTCAGCTATGGCGAAGCGCGCGACATGGTGGTGGCCTCGGTGGTGGAGACGGGCGTCCGCACGGGCCAAAGCCAGTCCGTGACGCTCCAACTCCTCGACCACTCCGGTGCCGTCGTCGCGCAGACCACGGGGGTGGTGGACCAGGAGACTCCCCTGCGCCTGACCTACCGGACCCCCACCGCGGCCCCGGTGTTCGCGCGCGCCATCGCCACGGTGAGCGCGGAAACCCTCTCCGCGGCGGCGGTGACGGTGGAGCGTTGGTCCGTTGCGGAGCCGGCCTCCTGGACCGGAGCCCTCGTTTGCTATTTCGAGCTGGTTCCGATGCCCAGGCCTCCGCCTCCTCCCCCCGGGCCGGTGACGCTCAAGTGCGAGCCCGTCGACCCGCCACCTCCGCCGACCCGCTGACGTGTCGCTCCGGACGCACCGGTCCGAAGGAAGCAACAGAAGGCTCCTCTCCTTCCTGATGGGGGTCATTCTCTCGGTGTGTCCGGCACTGGCTTTCTCCGCCGCGCCGAGCCATCCCCAGCCTCCCTCGCTGGAGTCATGCCGGGAGCGCTTCGCCTCGCAGCCAGAGGGCCGGGATGCGGCGATGTGCTTCTACCAGTGTGCCCAGGTCACTTCCGCTCGGGACGCTGTCGTGCGCGAGCTGACGGCCTTGATGGAGCGTCACCCCGACCATGGCTGGCTGCCCCTGGTGCTCGGGCATGTCGGGATGCTGTCCAGCGGCAAGGAGGCGGAAGGTCCCTATCGTCGCGCGGCGCAGACGTTCCGCCGGCTCCAGGATGCGGAGGGCGAGGTGCTGGCGGCCATCAACCTGCGCGCCATCCTCCTGGCTCAAGGACGAACCGAGGAGGCCTGGGATTGGACGCGGCGCGTGGTGGAGGTGGCGAGCGCCTCCGGTCGGCCGGAGCTCCACGCACGCGCGCTCATCGTCGAGGCCAGCCAGCTTTATGAGGTGGCGCTCGACCTGGGCCGGGCCTTCCGTGTGCTCAAGCGCGCCGAGCCGCTCGTCTTCCCGGACGGCGCGGAAGGGCTGAAGAAGCAGTACCTGTCCGTCATGAGCACGGTGAGCGAGCGGCTGGGCCGGTTGGAGGAGGCCTCGGACGTCAATGCCCGGCTGGTGGAGTTGACCCGGAGCACTGGCGACCTCTTCCTGGAAGCGCATGCGCGCTTCACGCTCGCCAACGTCGCGCTGCGGCGGCTCGAGCGTGACCATGTGCCGGCGGACCGGGCGCGAGCGTTGGAGCTGGCGCGGCAGGCCATGGCCGCCGCGGAGAGGGCGGGGAACCCAACATTGGTGGCCCGAGCGGTGCGTCTCACGGCGGAC from Myxococcus xanthus encodes the following:
- a CDS encoding RNA polymerase sigma factor; its protein translation is MVSLPSDVLEQLREDLARAVARVCPPRMADRRDDLVQTAMMRVMELQRREPDCSRLTSAYLYRVAYTALVDELRNVSRRREVQLEEVESLPEPPVASGDPEKAAGGSQIAQAVRDCLRKLVQDRRLAVTLYLQGHSVPESARLLGWDDKRTENLIYRGLAALRLCLSTKGFEP